ATAGATAAAGTCTCTAGTTTATGTATGattgtgaaaaaaatttaattgaatctgTAATTGTGGCAGTGACAGTGACAGACGACACTCGAGTAATGATTTGACATTCGACagcatttaaatgtaattgtttgcgtgtgtaatttataaacattatactgtttttttttcgaatattGACTAAGAAATATCTTATTTGAGGATTTGTTTCATCCCTTTTTATGAACAGCTTGTAAAGCACTAAAAATGGGAGACAAATCCACACCACTTCTCGCCGTGCTCcacttattgaaaaaatacaacTTGAAGGTATTATTCAAATCGAAACTACAATAGCTGTTTCAGTACcgaatcatatatttttttttaattattattcaggGCACTGAAGAAATCCTTAGAAAAGAAGCCAACTTAGGAGATACTcaatttgataatttagaCTTACCCGAGGTTGAACTAGCAAGTATCCTCACAGCTCATCATACCGAGAGTGATCCATTTACTTACGAACTTGCATACGATGGTCTcaagaaatatattgaaaactcCTTAGATATTTACAAGGTATATTTAGATTAATcacacattaatataataaagttaattgtAAGATATAACATTTCCATTCGTCAGAAACTCAAATAAGCGTCTTCACTTTCAGTATGAATTATCAACACTACTCTATCCAGTTTTTGTTCACATGTATTTAGTTCTTATACTATATGACCACAATGAACATGCTGAAAAGTTTTTGGAAAGGTTTGGTCCGGAACAAGAGGATTATTACCAGGATGATTTGAAGCGTCTTGCTATAGTGAAAacaaaagaacaaataaaaggaaatgaaATTGCtgaaatatataggtataaatcAACTAGgacatcttaaaataattataatatttttattcttattatattatatgattaaataaactttatctGTTGcacatttttgaataaagtaaataaaagtatattttatcaatttgtaattcaatatatacctaataaatGACAGATtgttagtaattataattaattgttttagttcaaataaatttgaagtGCAACTTTCGAGAGATGCTTCTTCTCAATTAAAGAGATTTCTGCATGAACAGAAAAGTTCACCGgtgattattaatataataaataatcacataCAAATTGATGTTCATGATGGGCCTGGAAGAACTCAAGCTCAAGTGAGAGCAACTGCTGGAGGAATTCTTGGTGAAGCCACAAGAAATggtattcaataattttctcaaaaaaatttctcattaataatataaggctgatgagtttgtttgtctgtttgttcaTCTTTCACCATTGGCATTCAGGGATCATGTACATACTTAATCCCTGGCTGATATAGAGTGTGTATGTTCACATTATTTAGTATTGTATGTAAGCATTATATGATATACCATAACaacatatatagattatatagtaattactcatattcaaatgaatatgCAAAATCTACAAGTAATGGATGTGTTGTATGTttacttgaaataattttaaattcatacaaaatttgagTCTCGCTCTCACCCACTGCTATCAAGTTTCATGTAGATAATCAAAGCCTGTGCAATGTACAATACTTGACCAGCATGATATCTCTGAATGTGGTGTGGCAGCTTTTTCATAACCACTATGTGTTGTGACCGCTGTCAGAGTGTTTCGCTCTGTAACTCTTTTAATTCATCCTCTCTGTGTTGTCAGCAAGTTTTTTAATGCTGAATGTGTTAaagaaattcattaaatttaaaattcttatgacaatttatagcatttatgtgtttatagCTCAAAAATATTACCAATATTTTTGAGCTATAAACACAATGCCTGTCCAGAGGTCAGGTTCAATTCAACAAGGATTTATCATTaatagcattttaatgctgtttaaaataaatttcaagttATCAATTGCTTTCCATAACAAACCttttgatacatttaattttatatacagaaaaCCGGGCAAAAGTATACTATGGCCTTCTTAAAGAACCGTATATAGAAGTTCTTCCAACACCAGTTGAAGATGAAGAGGAAGTAGAAGAAACACCTGATAAGCCTAAAAAGAAGAAAGCTAAAAAGGAcaacatatttatgaaaaagcCAAAATTGGATCCTAATGCTCCTCCCAATGACAGAATTCCATTGCCAGAATTGTAAGTTGAATATAAATGAGTTTCAAGTATAAGTTGTAAAATCAgcatgtatttttcatattaaataaaacatttcctcTAAAATTTCCATGTCTGTTACAATTAAAGGAAAGAAACTGACAAGATAGAAAAAGGGAAAGCTCTAAGAGAAGCTTCCAAGCGTGTTCAACTGGGACCAGAGACACTGCCTTCTATATGTTTCTATACACTGCTCAACAGCAGTCACAATGCCTTGTGTGCTGATATCTGTGATGATTCCACATTACTTGCCGTGGGCTTTAACAATTCCACTATTAAggttagtaaaatataaaaatcataataatttgctACCATTCTTGTGTTAACTAgctgagtagtttttgcatcattaatatacagaaatattttatgattattttaggTATGGACATTAACAACTGTTAGACTTCGTGGAATGAAATCTGTTGACAAATTGCAAGATATTGACAGAGAAGcaggtattttttttctgtaaaatgaattgtaatttgttgaaaattgCGCCGAAAAGAGTAGCAGAATTATGTAATTtgagttaataatttattacaggtGATGTTCTTGTAAGAATGATGGAAGAAAAAGACAGAGATACATGTCGTACACTGTTTGGCCATTGTGGACCTGTGTACAAAGTGGGCTTTGATCCATTTAAAACAATGCTCCTATCTTGTTCGGAAGATTCCACAGGtaatacatgaaaaaaaacatgaatcttaaacaaattgataaaatatatcattgagTAAGACATGTAccgattaaattaataatattataattataagtgatacttaatagtaataattaaatattttaaattttcccgCCTCCATCTTGTCGTAGCGGCCTTTGTCAATTTTAAGTTTGTCACAGTATATAGTATTTCAAGTAGTCAAGCCCTTTGATACCAATATTACCTGAATattgtgattaaaatatttaatctgccATTTTGTGGCAGCAGTATGGCATAGCTAATCTTTACTAATTCATCAGCGTTTGAGAGCTACAATGTCACGGCAAAAGACACGCCTTACAACTTATAACATCCAGTCATTTTTGCGCAACGCggcttaaatatattatacaaaatactaaTAACTAATAAGTTACATagatcataaaaattaaaaaaataaatgtcaatgaggatatcatgttatttatgttcatATCTTTTCAGTCAGGTTATGGTCATTGCAATGCTGGACGTGTCTAGTCGTATATAGAGGTCATGTTTGGCCGGTTTGGGATGTTAGATGGTCTCCGCATGGCCATTACTTTGTTTCCAGTGGCCACGATCGCACAGTACGTCTTTGGGCCACTGACCATCATCAGCCATTGAGAATATTTGCTGGACATTTGTCAGATGTTGATGTAAGATTTtgatatcatattatgtaactttcgttaatttttagtacaaaatgatatgtatgttattttttgtgatttttagaTTGTAAGTAGGATAACatccctattaatattataaatccgaaagtaactctgtctgtctgtctgttacgctttaaagccactgaaccgattttgacaaaatctgttatgaagatagaactgaacttgggaaaggatatgttgaaagaggggatgaaagtttgtatgataGTTCGTTATtatcaaaccgattttgatgaaacttggtatgaagatggagctaacgtgggaaagaacaaaccatactttttgaTGCGATGAAAATACTCCTGAatatgtcgcgcgatataagcgaatcctacgcgggcgaagccgcggacgaaAAGCtagcttaaaataattataaatgaaacagtATCAATTAAGATTTTCTCTATGGTTACTACATATTTGAAAGACAGTTTGAAGTCCTTGCTTCAAaggcattttattatatacgagattaataaaaaaaattattgatcaGAATTAATcaccattaaattaatatcttgcttgatgaataaaaacacacaaatgatataattatttttaacaaaaaacgaGACCAGATTTGAAATGTAACACAGTAGGCAGCaactttgaattaaaaaaatgaatcatcCAAATGACTTCACCCACGTAGCATAACCTGCTTTTAAGATAATACGAGAATAAGATATACCATgcgaataaaggaatggactaggaaagGGAAACTGGCCTCCGGTTCATCATTTATTGCACTAAACACACAGTAACATTCATATGCTACTATTTTACGTCGATCTTCTGTGGGATTGTGGTACCTCCCCCGACCGTGCCGATACGTGCTCGACTCGCACATTAAACATATAGTTACCCTCATGTGTTTCAAACATTAAGGCAATtggaatatttatactttaaaaactttataataaacaaaaagagaTGGCttgatctatttttattttcagtgtGTTCAATTTCATCCTAATTCAAACTATATTGCCACTGGGTCGAGCGACCGAACTGTCCGCATGTGGGACTGTTTGACTGGAACACAAGTACGCATTATGACTGGTCACAAAGTAAGcggtattgtatttattttaatttttgctgTGAACTGAAAACCAAAAAATTTTGcctgattttttaaatcaaaaaaccttattatttttatttgaatcttaACTAATATCATATATGACACCATCCAAAGATAACGCTGTCTATTGCCTTAAACTTATTTAGATTTACACTTATTTACAGCGTACAATATTTACGTTGTCATTCTCTGTGTGCGGCCGCTGGCTCGCATCGGGTGGCGGCGGAGGCGAGATTATCGTTTGGGACATCTCCACTGGCTCACCTACAGCAGCCCTACCTCTTTTCCACTCTGCGCCAATAACTACATTGGCTTTTAGCCGTGACGGTGCAATACTATCATCAggttagattaaaataatttgtttattgatgTATGAATATCAAATGCTGCATTGATTGCACACATGCacttattgtttgttttgtcctgttttttatttaataaagtttgttaCAGGCTCATTGGATTGTACTATCAAATTGTGGGACTTTGTGGCTATAACAGATGAAAGTACAAATGATGATAACAATGCTACTGGTTCAGCGCCAAAGGAAGAAAAATTTCTATTGCGCTCTTTCGCTACTAAAAACTCGCctcttaaaaatttacacttcACTAGACGCAATCTTCTATTGGCTGTTGGTTCATATGAAGGAAGTTCATAAAAAAaccaacataatttataattacattcatcttaataatttagatactaagagattttaattaaaatgtaatggaatttttcaataaaacaatcttaacaccctatatgtatttatatttcatgaatACTATTTAGAGTATTTGAAGTAAATAAGATCTTTCTGAATTGATAAAttgaatcattaaatttaacattgattCATTACATCTAGCAACTTGAGTTTTCATTGCCTGTTTGAAATCTTCCTTAACACCTTTATCGGCTCCTCTTGTCCCAATTCTTCTTTGCCCTAAATGCTGTTGGGAATTAGGAAGAATATCTAATACAACACTCTTTCCATGCTCATTCcaaatataacttaattcTTCTAATATgtctatatgaataatatatgctgaaaataaatgatagtGGAAAACACCTGTTCGTCTTATAACATCTAAGATATGGAGGAATATACTTTCCTCTTGAGGCCACCCTAACTGCATAAGAACCAACATGTGTCCATAAGTAAGATCAGCAGTATTTCCTGTATTTAGTAAAATTCTTATAAGCAATGAGCAGAAATAGTGCATTATGGCAGCTTTAGTTGGTGGTAGGAAATGGAGATGTCTATGCTTTCCACCAACAATCAAATCTGTTTCTAATGTGCCTTCAATAGAAGGCAATTGGGGAAGAgcaactaaaatattttctacacaAGTTGTATAATTCTTCTGAAAGTAGTTGATtgatattcttataatatttgcagAAAGGCTTGTCACATTGGGTGGAGGTATAGCCTCGTCATATTTCCCCTTATAAAGAGCTAATTCTTCAGTAAATCCTTCTAACCACGGTTTGGTTTGCAACTGGGATgtcaatttcataaattctctagaaattatatcattactaTGTAGAAGTTCCCAACAATTAGCAGCTGCTTGGAATTGATAAGCTGATACTCCAGTTACTTCTATATCACCCTTTCTTCTCTTAGAAGGTGGTGAATCTGGATCTGACAATGATTCAATTAATAAGTGATTTCCTTTAAGTGATTTGTGTTCATACAGAGATCTAAGAAAATAAGCTAAGCCAC
The Zerene cesonia ecotype Mississippi chromosome 1, Zerene_cesonia_1.1, whole genome shotgun sequence DNA segment above includes these coding regions:
- the LOC119839703 gene encoding transcription initiation factor TFIID subunit 5, giving the protein MGDKSTPLLAVLHLLKKYNLKGTEEILRKEANLGDTQFDNLDLPEVELASILTAHHTESDPFTYELAYDGLKKYIENSLDIYKYELSTLLYPVFVHMYLVLILYDHNEHAEKFLERFGPEQEDYYQDDLKRLAIVKTKEQIKGNEIAEIYSSNKFEVQLSRDASSQLKRFLHEQKSSPVIINIINNHIQIDVHDGPGRTQAQVRATAGGILGEATRNENRAKVYYGLLKEPYIEVLPTPVEDEEEVEETPDKPKKKKAKKDNIFMKKPKLDPNAPPNDRIPLPELKETDKIEKGKALREASKRVQLGPETLPSICFYTLLNSSHNALCADICDDSTLLAVGFNNSTIKVWTLTTVRLRGMKSVDKLQDIDREAGDVLVRMMEEKDRDTCRTLFGHCGPVYKVGFDPFKTMLLSCSEDSTVRLWSLQCWTCLVVYRGHVWPVWDVRWSPHGHYFVSSGHDRTVRLWATDHHQPLRIFAGHLSDVDCVQFHPNSNYIATGSSDRTVRMWDCLTGTQVRIMTGHKRTIFTLSFSVCGRWLASGGGGGEIIVWDISTGSPTAALPLFHSAPITTLAFSRDGAILSSGSLDCTIKLWDFVAITDESTNDDNNATGSAPKEEKFLLRSFATKNSPLKNLHFTRRNLLLAVGSYEGSS
- the LOC119839710 gene encoding integrator complex subunit 10 — encoded protein: MPAIDANFNEDDEDYIISRAKEAQQQNIHSAKAWMLTAKTLFPTNFKIQFEAYLMEKQSGNVHEAAECFSSLMTSGQNLPELLPEISAIANALKSYEPSFLSQMFDNISPDIQLTILKTSVENSDDTMEHCRLLVLLLKKFPQLGVDSLVKTLINAEKFFCDNRYARLLVVETLPLLSSLESPRLLQRLLVKAIDFYNTYVYDDIEHDITDPWQRLFGVLDLLGRQLGWDPYLVNYANSLNKESYFQKLLTLRNVEDCRQLLYCGLAYFLRSLYEHKSLKGNHLLIESLSDPDSPPSKRRKGDIEVTGVSAYQFQAAANCWELLHSNDIISREFMKLTSQLQTKPWLEGFTEELALYKGKYDEAIPPPNVTSLSANIIRISINYFQKNYTTCVENILVALPQLPSIEGTLETDLIVGGKHRHLHFLPPTKAAIMHYFCSLLIRILLNTGNTADLTYGHMLVLMQLGWPQEESIFLHILDVIRRTGVFHYHLFSAYIIHIDILEELSYIWNEHGKSVVLDILPNSQQHLGQRRIGTRGADKGVKEDFKQAMKTQVARCNESMLNLMIQFINSERSYLLQIL